GAACTCTTTGGCTCAAACTGGTTCAGACTCTTGTGCACCAGCTGACTGTTAGCAGTAGGAGCTGAAATTGGCCTGCCATATGATTTAGACTCCCTGGTTAAAGAAGGAAAGTTAAGAACAAGGCAGCAGGAAAATCATGTGCAGCTTAAGCTCATGGAGATCTTCAACTGTTCCCGTGTCTCAGATGACAGTGCCAATTTGCATCCTTCCTTTCGTATATCTTGTAAGTTTTCCTTTCAATCTCCGTGgctttccatcttttatatatttgtctgGCTGGACTTTTTGCGGTCATGGTTCCTCACTTCTGTCTGCCCCATTAGTAACTCACTCcttatttcatttgcttctttcAGCCTCTCAGATGCCCAAACTTGTCATTTCTCAGACTGTTTCTCTAATGTGTACCCTCTACCATCACCCGGCTCTGTTCTTACACATCATTATTGTGCCTAGCGCACAAAAGAAGCTCTATTCATCCCTGCTGCTGCATAGAAACTGAGGGAACTTCTATAGCGGTCACATCTCCCACAATGGGTGTCCAGATAAGATGAGACCAGGCTTAATCTTTAAGAGTTTGTTCCCCAGtagactgctttttttttttttttgtaactagACTTTTCAAAGACTCAAAGGTTtgtcacacagagaaagagcgGAATAATAACGTGGTTCTCATGTTTTAGTCATTATTTGACATTAAAGTTTCTGTTGTCACAGCTGTCAAAGGCCTGTGATAAATGGTCCATGGTGTTAAATTAATTTGTGACcctttttaaagttattatttttaCGCAAATGTCGCGTTGTATGTTAAATAGATGTGAATAATTAATCTGCAGTTTCTGTGCAAAAATGGAGGTCAAGATTTACAGGGAATGATGCAAGAAACTGGAGATTTTTATTAATGAGTGTGAAACAGTGTACCGTGAGTtcaaataaagcagcagtgatatgctcaaatacacatttttcaacccttaaagcagctgtgttACATCAGCCAAAGAACATGGATGATTCCACTCTGGTTTGCTACTGTAGAAACAAGAGGGCGAAGCTTGAGTTGTTCCATGATCACTGAAATTAGATGGTGTAAGGGTGAACAAACACTCCTGATGTGGTTAAAAATCAAATCTGCTCTGACACTAAGGGTTGTAATTTAATGTACTGACTTAATTCTACCTCTATTCCACAGTTTTGATGAACACAGCACAGAATAATGATGTTTCATTGGTAAGCACTGGGACACTACAATAGTTTTTAGTGGTTTATTGCTgtatacagtatttatttaatgcttttattactttcaGCTTAATAGCTGCACACACTACAAGAATATGAAAGTCACAGCTTCTGTGCACACATTAAAAATTGTCCAGCTGCTGATAAATACCTCTTATTACTGGCAGATTTCCAGTTTCTAAGCAACTTCAAATGATGCCAGTAGGACCTAATTAGGTGTCTAAACCTAGagaaaccttttttcttttcttttttttaagaaaaccaattaaaaatgtttagagTGTATGATCATACATGGCGAAAAGTGTCTGCAGGTGAGTCACACGCTATACAGCTCCAACAACCTCTGTTAATAAGGTAAGGGAAAAACCCAGGGTGAAAACAGTTTGGCAGGCACTCACTTCTGCTCGTTAGACTCATTAGGCATGTTGTGCAGTGTAATAACTGAAagcttctctttcttctcttccctCTTCCCCTATCTGAATTTAAAGAGATTTTTAGTAAGAAAAGCAAGGGAGGCAAATATAAGATTTTGAAAAGCAAATGGAACATCAGCCAAACGTCCTCCAGTGAAATTTCACCTTTGCAAACGCTGCACTGAATACAAATCAAAGCAGAATATTCTGCTCTGGAAGACTGGAGGGTATGAAGAGAAATGACAGGTCATCTTCATTACTATAATGAGCCTCCCAGTGTAACCAATAAtatacaacaaacaaaacagtaagCATCAACCCACTCTTTGTGTCCCGTGTAGTCGATTACTTATTAAGCTGATGAAACTGAACAAGTTTCCAAATTAAGCAAAGGCTGGTGACTGAAAAGccacaagcaaacacacacaggcacagagacTCTTAAATCTCTACAGACAGTGGGCTCATTGGATTTTCAGAGAAGTCTTTCCCAGCCAACCAGAGCTAAGTCACGGAAAGACCATGTGTGAGTCACATAAGACCTTACCTCTCCTTCCTGTGTATCTATTGCTCAGTTTCTTTTAAGTCCTTTcctaattttatttgtgaagtcaTCATCTGTTTTGTTGGCTCCTCTCTAACCTTTAACGGGATTGGTTGCCAGTGAATGTGTCACTAACTCATCTTTAGCAATAACAAGGCAGGACAGGAGGATAGCCTGTAGCTGATTGTCCCATGTGTGCGTGTCACATGTCTGTCTCGGAGTTTCCTGTCTCTAATGACCTTCTCTTCGTGACCCTTTCCATATCTACCTATGTTTTTGTCTGCGGTTTTGATGTGCTTCCCTCATCCTGCCCTCCAGATGAGTACGTGCAGCAGTCGTGCGTTGACCATCCTGTCCACAGTGTTTGGAGCCTGTGGACTGCTGCTGGTGGGGGTGGCCGTGTCCACAGACTACTGGCTTATAATGGTGGAGGGAATCATCCTACAGCAGAACCAGAGCCAGGAGGTGAAGATGGCACTGCATTCGGGCCTCTGGAGAGTTTGCTTTGTGGCTGGTAGGGAGATACAGCACTTGCATATATACAAAGAATGACTGAATTCATATTTGTATAATGTTACAAACTTGCCCAAATGATGCTAGTACATTTTTTTGTGCATCACAgtgacaaacatgcagaaaGAGATAGAAGAGACAAGCAGAGCGAGAGAGCAGGAAGGAGAGAAAAGATAGATAGCGAGCTTCTGGCCTTCGGAATCATAGCTGTCACAAAACATGATCATTACCTGTGAGAAGGACTGCAGAGACCCACATGctcttttggttttgttgtgtttcttcaTGCATCACTGACTTTGATCCTGAAAGCAAACCCCAACATTTTCCACCTTCTGTGTTTTCTCACAGGATCAGAAAACGGGAGATGTGTTGCGTCAGAGTACTTCACCGAACCCGATATAGAGATCACCACTGAAAACACAGCGAACATCCTGAGTGAGTAAAGCACAGCAGAGGGATTACACTTCATCTAATGTATGAGAGTCTGCAGCTGTGTCCCCCTGCTGACCAGTTGTGGGTACTGTTTTTTGAGTATAATATTAGAACTGCAACAATTCATCAGTGTTAAAATTCATCAGCAATTCTGTTACTTGGTAAGTTTGAGTAAAAGATATCCAAAGATGTTGAGTTTAGCATTATAAGCGATCCAGTGATCAAAGGATTTATTACTGATCTATTTAAATTTTAAGGACTTTGCATGCAGTAAAACACATTATGGCTTAAATCTGACATTTTCAGGCAATAGTGAAAATtcagtttttgcatttgcagGAGAGTACCAATAAATTAATACAATCAGTGATTTAACTCCATAATCATGTTATGTTACTAACATGATTATAGCTAGTAATCATATCATAGCTATGTTACTATTTTCTGTTATCACATCCTAACAGCATTTTTACATTCCAATTCTGTATATCTCCATTGTGTgaagtaatttatttatatcttgTGAAAAGCAGGCCACTTCCTAAATGGGAAAGAAATAGGAAGAAAGCTACAAGGAatctgagggggaaaaaataattcCAGTTTTCTCCAAGTGGAAGAGTTTGTGTTTCATAAGTCCTATAGGACTTATAGAACTTGACTCATGAAGATGGCTcacctttttgcatttttgtaatGCAACATGATGTTTATTTGATTCATACTTAATTCCTGTAATTAAGTTTCAGGAGGAAATTATAAAAGAGCCACTTTCCTAAGTAAATTATAGTATTAAACAGAAGTCTTGtgagacacacaaaaaatataaagatttaaagccatttttctttattttatataatttagaTATCTTAAGGTCTGCCAACATCAGCAGTTTAACACTGTGACCTATCCTTCCTCCAGAGATGGTGCGTACAGCCACACCCTTCCCGATGGTGTCGCTGCTCTTTGTCTTCACTGCCTTCGTCATCAGTAACATCGGACACATCCGACCTCAGCGCACCATCCTGGCCTTTGTGTCCGGCATCTTTTTCATCCTCTCAGGTGGGATCCATTACTCATGTCCTGCTGTTACTGCTCCCTCACTCTGTGATTGATTACAGCAGCCTGGTGTGTCCTGTGTCACACGTGCAGACACTCCATCACGGCTCTATTTTTGGTCTGTGATACAGGTGTGGAAACTGTCAATAGAAAAGGTCACAGGGCTTGTTTGTAATATTCCCACGGGgtttttcatttgactttgCCTTATATGAACTTGATTATTAGGGGTAGTTCATCCTTCATAATTTAACggcatattaaaaaagaaaaaagtgcaaaaaaacctTTGGATTTCTCTTAAGCAGGTTTTTCAGCTGGATTTTCTGTATTAGTGCAGTCAGCCTTCttgaacagcagatggctgtAATGTTCCCATTTCTGGTGCTCAGGCTGACTTGTCAGTGGCCAAACTGGAGCTCATGTTCTCTGACGGTTGTTTCTCCTGACATGCTACTTTGAGGAGGAAGCAGCACTGCAGACTTCAAAGGAGCATCACACACAGTCTGATAGGATGGCTTTGACATACCATTGCAGGGACTTGGTAATAAAGAGTATACAGGATAATAAATGTTATATAATGGAGGTTACATAATGTTTACAGCCTTTGCTGGAGTGTCACAGTGTTTTACTTTATGCCTTATTTCGATAATAGGGTGATAATAAGGGGCAAGTGTAGCAAATTGCTTACATACTTTGCTGCACTAAGCCTTTCTGTGCCTTCCTCCTGCCTTCCCTactacacccccacccccccacccccctcagccctctctcccCACTCTCActccctctccttcctcctATTCCTTTCCTCATTCAAAGGATATTATTTCTGAGTCATTGTTGCTGCAGTGGTGTATGTGAAAGGATATTCCACTGGCATCCCTGACGCAGTAGTCTGGTAAATCCTGTAGTTTGTATTGGCAGGCTGGGTGCAATGACACCCGGTTCTGGTTAATATAACAGAATTCAgtacaggaaataaaaaaaaacagcatgggGCCACAGATGTTTAATCTTGGTTAgaggctctccctctctctctctctttccccatCTCTTTTTGTTTATCTCTTCCTCCAACAAACACACCACAGACAAGCTGCATATGCACGCGTTCTTGCACCATTTACCTTCATATTTGTTTCCCCTTTGTctcacactttttctttgcCTCCCTCTCGCTGTGAACATGCCTGTGTGGTTCTCTGGATTTTCAGGCATTAACTTAGATAAAGATGTACTTCTGCTGCAGGATTGACAGCAGCATGGTTTCTGCATTTCCCACGCTTTTCAAATTTAAGTCAACAACAAAACCAGGCCACTCATGTAGAGGGCATAACCACTTGACAGCTCTGTGGTGCACTTGAACGTTGGATGAAATATTCATATTCACTGCTTACAGCATGCAGCTGTCTTTGAATATTGATTCTTTGATGTTGGCCATATGTTGCATCTCATAAACGTTGCATATCCAAAGTAATGTGGAGAGCGAGTAAGTGTTCCTTTAACATACTAAAGTTTTCACAGCATGCTGCATTAGTTCGGACTACAAGACTTTTAAAAAACTTCCAGAACCGTGTGACACCTGAATTATGTTATTCCAACCATCcgttttcttaaccacttatccgAATCAGGATCCAGGATCCAAGCTCCAgaggctggagcttatcccagctgtcacaggacaCACTGGGGTACACCAGTCTGTCTTAGTGAATTATGTTATCTATTAATATAATGAGAAAATCTTGTGATGAACAAAAAGCTGTCTACTTAAATATATGTCACCATGTTCATTCAGAACGTATGCTATAttggcaaaagtattcattcactcatccaaatcattgaattcaggtgttccaatcacttccatggccacaggtgtataaaaccaagcacctaggcatgcagactgcttctacaaacatttgacaaagaatgggtcgctctcaggagctccgtgaattccagtgtggtactgtgataggatgccacctgtgcaacaagtccagtcatgaaatttcctaatttcgctactaaatattccacagtcaactgttagtggtattataacaacgtggaagtgactgggaatgacagcaactcagcaacaaagggtaggccacgtaaaatgacagagcgaGGTTTTGTGAAgccttcttaaaaaaaactgatatgAAACTTCTTGTCTGTCATtatgactctctctctctctctggtgtcGCTCCCATTTCTTTATCAGTGTAAGTATTTTGAAAGCTAATTATCCAGTGTGTGATCGCtccacatctttctctctcactctccacACACTGGTACAGCTGTCTGGATCACTTTATAATGgcttctctgctctctcttgCATGTGACTTTCTTTGTCATTGTTAATGTGCTGTGTGCAGGCCTCAGTCTGGTGGTGGGGCTGGTGCTCTACATCTCCAGTATTAATGACGAGGTGATGAACCGTCCCAGGGAGCCTGAGCAGTTCTTCAATTACCACTATGGCTGGTCCTTTGCCTTCGCTG
This window of the Archocentrus centrarchus isolate MPI-CPG fArcCen1 chromosome 16, fArcCen1, whole genome shotgun sequence genome carries:
- the cacng7b gene encoding voltage-dependent calcium channel gamma-7 subunit, with amino-acid sequence MSTCSSRALTILSTVFGACGLLLVGVAVSTDYWLIMVEGIILQQNQSQEVKMALHSGLWRVCFVAGSENGRCVASEYFTEPDIEITTENTANILKMVRTATPFPMVSLLFVFTAFVISNIGHIRPQRTILAFVSGIFFILSGLSLVVGLVLYISSINDEVMNRPREPEQFFNYHYGWSFAFAASSFLLKEGAGVMSVYLFMKRYAEEEMYRPHPALYHPRLSESSDYSGQFLQPDSSWPPPKRGRSTSEASSDISIQLNQTPPAPPKSNLQTGGLGSPPSGSSSAGSYQMPPQSTGYPSTHTLPRSHSSHPQGQALPMAMPPSPVPPPHYHTHVHMSASPC